The proteins below are encoded in one region of Eubacterium sp. 1001713B170207_170306_E7:
- a CDS encoding sodium:alanine symporter family protein, whose protein sequence is MFQQFTDFLVWVDDKVWGIPLIVLILAVGIYLTCRLHILQIRHLPKALKFMVKNEEGGTGEVTSFGALCTALSATIGTGNIVGVATALVAGGPGALFWMWIAAFFGMATKYAEGVLAIKYRVIEQDGHVLGGPFYYIERGMGVKWRWLGKIFAFFGAGVGLLGIGTFTQVNGIASAVNGFFDPNNAWTVSLFGSDYSWTVVISGLILTLCVGLVVIGGIKRIARVSEIIVPFMAVAYFLCCLLILIMNFKAIPAALLEIIQSAFGIRAVTGGAIGAIIVAMQKGIARGIFSNEAGLGSAPIAAAAAQTKEPARQGLVSMTGTFIDTIIICTMTGLSIVITGAWNIGLEGVAVTTHAFQTGLPFAPQVSSFLLMACLVFFAFTTILGWNYYGERCLEYLSNGRSAAVTTYRWLYILAVFIGPFMTVSAVWTIADIFNALMALPNLIAIIALSGVVVAETRAYFNRAEALNPMGLRPDPEEI, encoded by the coding sequence ATGTTTCAACAATTCACTGATTTTCTAGTATGGGTGGACGATAAGGTTTGGGGAATTCCGCTCATTGTCTTAATTCTGGCAGTCGGCATCTACCTGACCTGCCGTCTGCATATTTTACAGATCCGCCATCTGCCGAAGGCACTTAAATTCATGGTTAAAAATGAAGAGGGCGGCACCGGCGAGGTTACCAGCTTTGGCGCCTTGTGTACGGCTTTGTCGGCCACCATCGGTACGGGCAACATCGTGGGCGTGGCAACAGCCCTTGTCGCCGGCGGCCCGGGCGCGCTGTTCTGGATGTGGATCGCTGCATTCTTTGGTATGGCCACCAAATACGCCGAGGGCGTTTTGGCCATTAAGTACCGTGTCATTGAGCAGGACGGCCATGTGCTGGGCGGCCCCTTTTATTACATCGAGCGCGGTATGGGGGTGAAATGGCGCTGGCTGGGCAAGATTTTCGCTTTCTTTGGCGCGGGAGTCGGTCTTTTAGGTATTGGCACCTTCACGCAGGTCAATGGAATTGCCTCTGCGGTCAACGGCTTTTTTGATCCCAATAACGCCTGGACGGTCAGCCTTTTTGGCTCGGACTACTCCTGGACGGTGGTGATCAGCGGCTTGATTTTAACCCTTTGTGTGGGGCTGGTGGTGATCGGCGGGATCAAACGTATTGCACGGGTTTCTGAAATTATTGTCCCTTTTATGGCGGTTGCCTATTTTCTGTGCTGTCTTTTGATTCTGATCATGAACTTTAAAGCCATTCCGGCCGCTCTGCTCGAAATCATTCAGAGCGCCTTTGGTATCCGCGCGGTTACAGGCGGCGCCATCGGCGCGATCATCGTGGCCATGCAGAAGGGGATTGCGAGAGGCATATTCTCAAACGAAGCAGGCCTGGGCAGCGCCCCCATCGCGGCGGCAGCCGCCCAGACTAAGGAGCCTGCCCGTCAGGGTCTGGTTTCCATGACAGGGACCTTCATCGATACGATTATCATCTGTACCATGACGGGGCTCAGTATTGTGATCACCGGGGCCTGGAATATCGGCCTTGAGGGTGTAGCGGTTACGACCCACGCCTTTCAGACCGGCCTGCCCTTTGCGCCGCAGGTCAGCTCCTTTCTGCTGATGGCCTGTCTGGTGTTCTTTGCCTTCACCACGATTCTGGGGTGGAACTATTATGGCGAACGCTGTCTGGAATATCTGTCCAATGGAAGAAGTGCGGCGGTGACCACCTATCGCTGGCTGTATATTCTGGCTGTTTTCATCGGTCCGTTTATGACGGTTTCGGCGGTCTGGACCATCGCAGATATTTTTAACGCACTGATGGCGCTGCCGAATCTGATTGCCATCATTGCCCTCAGCGGCGTGGTGGTCGCGGAAACCAGAGCTTATTTTAACCGGGCGGAGGCGTTAAACCCTATGGGGCTCCGTCCAGACCCGGAAGAAATATAA
- a CDS encoding O-acetyl-ADP-ribose deacetylase, translated as MGNIELLLGDITKDHGVDAIVNAANSSLLGGGGVDGAIHRAAGPELLAECRTLKGCPTGGAKTTAAYRLPCKYVIHTVGPVWHGGGQHEAALLKDCYQNSMTRALEAGARSVAFPSVSTGVYHYPVDQAAAIALKTVQDFWDAHAGSFDRVLFVLFDERTLAAYEKAYENLN; from the coding sequence ATGGGAAACATTGAACTTTTACTGGGGGATATTACAAAGGACCACGGTGTGGACGCTATTGTCAACGCGGCCAACAGCTCGCTGCTGGGCGGCGGGGGTGTGGACGGCGCCATCCACCGGGCTGCGGGGCCGGAGCTTTTAGCGGAGTGCCGGACCTTGAAGGGATGTCCCACCGGCGGCGCGAAAACAACGGCTGCCTACCGTCTGCCCTGCAAATATGTTATCCATACGGTCGGGCCAGTGTGGCATGGCGGCGGTCAGCACGAGGCAGCGCTTTTGAAGGACTGCTATCAGAATTCCATGACACGGGCTCTGGAAGCTGGCGCCCGCTCAGTGGCCTTTCCGTCAGTTTCGACCGGGGTGTACCATTATCCGGTGGATCAGGCGGCAGCCATTGCCCTGAAAACTGTCCAGGATTTTTGGGACGCCCATGCCGGCAGCTTTGACCGCGTGTTGTTTGTCCTGTTTGACGAGCGCACTCTGGCGGCTTATGAAAAGGCTTATGAAAACCTTAATTGA
- a CDS encoding metallophosphoesterase: protein MRYVMSDLHGCGAAYTAMLERIDFGQEDTLYILGDVMDRGPDPIGILLEMLESPNVVPLLGNHEYMAYSVLSQLEPGMTERDFYAVLDTEGFANYHLWMMNGGKTTLHQYLRLPCEQQRRVLGYLEGFKQYETVEAGGQIFFMVHAGLGHFSEKKALSDYTIDELVWERPDYSRVYFEEAVLVTGHTPTSSFAEPDRVFWGNGHLAIDCGCVFNGTLGAVCLETLEEFYVKWK, encoded by the coding sequence ATGCGTTACGTGATGAGTGATCTGCACGGCTGCGGGGCGGCTTATACGGCTATGCTGGAGCGTATAGACTTTGGACAGGAGGATACGCTTTATATCCTGGGAGATGTGATGGACCGGGGTCCAGACCCGATAGGCATTTTGCTGGAGATGCTTGAGTCGCCCAATGTGGTGCCGCTTCTGGGCAACCATGAGTACATGGCCTACAGTGTTTTGAGCCAGCTGGAGCCCGGTATGACCGAGCGGGATTTTTACGCGGTTCTGGACACGGAAGGGTTTGCCAACTATCATTTATGGATGATGAACGGTGGGAAGACAACACTCCATCAGTATCTGAGACTGCCCTGCGAACAGCAGCGGCGAGTGCTGGGATACCTGGAGGGCTTTAAACAGTATGAGACAGTGGAGGCCGGCGGGCAGATCTTTTTTATGGTCCACGCCGGGCTTGGCCACTTTTCCGAGAAAAAGGCTCTCAGCGACTATACCATCGACGAGCTGGTGTGGGAGCGGCCAGATTACAGCCGGGTCTATTTTGAAGAGGCAGTGCTGGTGACAGGGCATACGCCTACGTCCAGCTTTGCCGAGCCTGACCGGGTCTTTTGGGGAAACGGACATCTGGCCATTGACTGCGGGTGTGTGTTTAACGGGACTCTGGGCGCTGTGTGCCTGGAAACCCTTGAGGAATTTTATGTAAAATGGAAGTAG
- a CDS encoding DUF1887 family CARF protein, with amino-acid sequence MKTLIELYDPAHPVKNILASLIFKPEALVFIGLKGSLTDRVQSLIERLLRRKGIEAELRFIETDLKDGNRVVRMLEQITWEHADCVFEISGGPDLLLALVGHFCALRGVPQLYKDMDRQELIWITGEGERREPLALPKLGISDLLLAYGARLERTDHYYPDLGDAAQEACIGRICQVFLRFLEEWPHVSVWFQYVCRNAAEEERAYECLEVSEKRDDRVNMLLRQFKNLDVFYALQKAGAIHDLAVDSWRISFRFESTKIRRLLTNQGVWLELCTYLSAAETGGFDDLVMSAVIGWDYENREHYPQNEIDVILMKGIKALFISCKTSITKRSPYDLYEIKTLCERFGGDMAQAVLVTADNCLNVNHSLYIRAREMGIVILDINTIKKGNLGSDLLKIAQGRYHFPE; translated from the coding sequence ATGAAAACCTTAATTGAGCTTTATGATCCGGCCCATCCGGTCAAAAATATTCTGGCGTCGCTGATCTTTAAGCCCGAAGCCCTGGTGTTTATTGGCCTGAAGGGCAGCCTTACAGACCGGGTACAAAGCCTTATTGAGCGGCTGCTGCGGCGAAAAGGCATTGAGGCTGAGCTGAGGTTTATCGAGACGGATTTAAAGGACGGCAACCGGGTGGTGCGGATGCTTGAACAGATCACCTGGGAGCACGCAGACTGTGTCTTTGAGATTTCCGGCGGCCCGGATCTGCTGCTGGCTTTGGTGGGGCATTTCTGCGCCCTGCGCGGTGTTCCGCAGCTGTATAAGGATATGGATCGTCAGGAGCTGATCTGGATCACAGGTGAAGGGGAACGGCGGGAGCCTCTGGCGCTGCCGAAGCTTGGCATCAGCGATCTGCTGCTGGCTTACGGCGCGCGTCTGGAACGCACCGACCATTATTATCCAGATCTGGGCGATGCGGCTCAGGAGGCCTGTATCGGCCGGATCTGCCAGGTGTTTCTGCGGTTTCTGGAGGAATGGCCCCATGTCAGCGTCTGGTTCCAGTATGTATGCCGCAACGCGGCTGAGGAGGAGCGGGCTTACGAATGCCTGGAGGTTAGTGAGAAGCGGGACGACCGGGTTAATATGCTGCTGCGGCAGTTTAAAAATCTGGATGTGTTTTACGCTTTGCAGAAGGCGGGCGCTATTCACGATCTGGCCGTAGACAGCTGGCGCATCAGCTTTCGGTTTGAAAGCACGAAAATCAGACGGCTTCTCACCAATCAGGGCGTCTGGCTGGAGCTCTGTACCTACCTGAGCGCCGCGGAAACCGGCGGCTTTGACGATCTGGTCATGAGCGCTGTCATTGGATGGGACTATGAGAATCGGGAGCATTACCCGCAGAATGAAATTGATGTGATTTTGATGAAGGGCATCAAGGCCCTGTTTATTTCCTGTAAAACCAGCATTACCAAGCGTTCGCCCTACGATTTATATGAGATTAAAACCTTGTGTGAGCGTTTCGGCGGTGATATGGCCCAGGCTGTCCTTGTTACTGCGGACAATTGTCTGAATGTTAATCACAGCCTTTATATCCGGGCGCGGGAGATGGGAATCGTGATTCTGGATATTAATACCATTAAAAAGGGAAATCTCGGCAGCGATCTGCTTAAGATCGCGCAGGGCCGCTATCATTTCCCAGAATAG
- a CDS encoding phage antirepressor KilAC domain-containing protein, giving the protein MDKSRQLQEEVLVLRETLGRARPKLLFADSITASQGSISMGDMAKLLWQNGNDTGHIRPFEKLRRSGVLRCQKGSWNKASRRFFVGGTRRREALKIWRPKRG; this is encoded by the coding sequence ATGGACAAAAGCCGGCAGCTGCAGGAGGAGGTGCTTGTTTTAAGGGAAACCCTTGGCCGGGCCAGACCAAAGCTTTTGTTTGCGGACAGCATTACCGCCTCACAGGGGTCCATCTCCATGGGAGATATGGCCAAGCTGCTCTGGCAGAATGGGAATGATACGGGACACATCCGGCCCTTTGAGAAACTGCGGAGATCTGGAGTGCTCAGATGTCAGAAGGGCAGCTGGAACAAGGCCAGCAGGAGATTTTTCGTTGGCGGTACGAGGAGAAGGGAAGCTTTAAAAATCTGGCGGCCCAAAAGGGGGTGA
- a CDS encoding BRO family protein, with protein sequence MWLKMTTVLNLQGLIALILGSRTIEAKRFRSWVTGMVVPSILKYRAYMAPETLKGIQQRTLKPA encoded by the coding sequence TTGTGGTTGAAGATGACCACCGTGCTGAACCTGCAGGGGCTCATCGCTCTGATTCTTGGCAGCAGGACAATCGAGGCGAAGCGGTTTCGCAGCTGGGTAACGGGTATGGTAGTCCCCTCTATTTTAAAATATAGGGCCTATATGGCGCCGGAAACCTTAAAAGGGATACAGCAGAGGACCCTGAAGCCAGCCTGA
- a CDS encoding ATP-dependent DNA helicase: protein MAYEVVELSVRELVEFIMRSGSIDSRFGGFDRAAEGARIHRKLQKEAGEHYRAEVTLAEATDIKGFTFKIQGRADGIFEEEGITVIDEIKTITRSLEDMDEDSRPVHWAQAKCYGYIYGSQQGLDFIDIQLTYYQVDTKEIRRFRKSFSVIELEDFYLALLDAYIRWAEMQRQWVEKRDETIRTLDFPYKTYRRGQREMAVAVFNTIKKSGKLFCQAPTGIGKTLSTLFPSVKALGSGLAEKLFYLTAKTITRQAAVDAFTLMKEEGLELRTVTLTAKDKICFLDERSCNPDDCPYADGYFDRVSDVLYEVLQQETVFSREAIEAIALENNLCPFEFSLDLTLWCDTIICDYNYLFDPLVALKRFFMDEKGDYVFLVDEAHNLVDRAREMYSASLRKSDFLNLKRQLTKTDKRLKEPLNKVNQAMIDLRKSCPDSRSRISKEELGDFNELLGFFCFACEDWQKKHPDHPAADVVLELYFQVRTYLKIAEFYDEHYITTVHTYGSEVIVKQVCLDPALLLRARLACGKASVLFSATLTPLEYFIAVLGGEEETPRYELPSPFDPSKLGILLADTISTRYVDREESYAPIAEMIAAFAAGKKGNYMVYFPSYAYLNAVFEIFKECFPDIKTMAQERDMDEAAREAFLAAFDAENPETLIGFCVMGGIYSEGIDLKGDRLIGTVIVGVGLPQIGDERNIIRNYYDDKQGSGFAYAYQFPGMNKVLQAVGRVIRDEADRGMVLFIDSRFSSSSYRRLFPPHLSHYIKVRSVQDVGRETREFWDQTKDCE from the coding sequence ATGGCCTATGAGGTGGTAGAGCTTTCGGTGCGGGAGCTGGTAGAATTTATTATGCGTTCAGGCAGTATTGACAGCCGTTTTGGCGGGTTTGACCGGGCGGCGGAGGGGGCACGTATCCACAGAAAGCTGCAAAAAGAAGCCGGAGAGCATTACCGCGCAGAGGTTACCCTGGCCGAGGCCACAGACATCAAGGGGTTCACCTTTAAAATACAGGGCCGGGCGGATGGAATCTTCGAGGAAGAAGGTATCACCGTTATTGATGAGATCAAAACCATCACCCGAAGCCTGGAGGACATGGATGAAGACAGCCGCCCGGTGCACTGGGCCCAGGCCAAGTGCTACGGCTATATTTACGGCAGCCAGCAGGGGCTTGACTTCATCGATATTCAGCTCACCTACTATCAGGTGGATACAAAAGAGATCCGGCGGTTCCGTAAAAGCTTTTCCGTTATCGAGCTGGAGGATTTCTACCTTGCCCTGTTAGACGCCTATATCCGCTGGGCGGAGATGCAGCGCCAGTGGGTTGAAAAGCGGGACGAAACCATCCGCACCTTGGATTTTCCTTATAAAACCTACCGCAGAGGCCAGCGAGAGATGGCTGTGGCCGTTTTTAACACCATCAAAAAAAGCGGTAAGCTCTTCTGCCAGGCGCCCACCGGCATTGGAAAAACCTTATCTACACTTTTTCCCTCTGTGAAGGCGCTGGGCAGCGGGTTGGCAGAAAAGCTTTTTTACCTGACGGCCAAAACCATCACCCGCCAGGCTGCTGTGGACGCCTTTACACTTATGAAGGAAGAGGGCCTGGAGCTTCGGACTGTTACTCTGACCGCCAAAGATAAAATCTGCTTTCTGGACGAACGCAGCTGTAACCCGGACGACTGCCCCTACGCCGACGGCTATTTCGACCGTGTGAGCGATGTGCTCTACGAGGTGCTCCAGCAGGAAACTGTCTTTTCAAGAGAGGCCATTGAGGCCATTGCGCTTGAAAATAATCTGTGTCCCTTTGAGTTCTCGCTGGATCTTACCCTCTGGTGTGACACCATTATCTGTGATTACAACTATCTTTTTGACCCTTTGGTCGCCCTGAAACGCTTTTTCATGGATGAGAAAGGCGATTACGTCTTTCTAGTGGATGAGGCCCACAATCTGGTGGACCGGGCAAGAGAAATGTACTCCGCATCCCTTAGAAAATCAGATTTTCTAAATCTTAAACGGCAGCTGACCAAAACAGACAAACGCCTGAAGGAGCCCCTGAACAAGGTGAATCAGGCCATGATCGACCTGCGGAAAAGCTGCCCGGACAGCCGGTCCCGTATCAGCAAAGAGGAGCTTGGAGATTTTAATGAGCTTCTGGGCTTCTTCTGCTTTGCCTGTGAGGACTGGCAGAAAAAGCACCCGGACCACCCAGCGGCCGACGTGGTGCTGGAGCTTTATTTTCAGGTCCGGACCTATTTAAAGATCGCCGAGTTTTATGATGAGCACTATATCACCACCGTCCACACCTATGGCAGCGAGGTCATCGTGAAGCAGGTATGCCTGGATCCGGCTCTGCTGCTGAGGGCACGTCTGGCCTGCGGCAAGGCCTCGGTCCTCTTTTCAGCCACCCTTACCCCTCTGGAATATTTTATCGCAGTGCTGGGCGGCGAGGAGGAAACCCCGCGCTATGAGCTGCCTTCACCCTTTGACCCGTCAAAGCTTGGTATCCTTCTGGCAGATACCATCAGCACCCGCTATGTGGACAGAGAAGAGAGCTATGCCCCCATCGCTGAAATGATCGCCGCCTTTGCGGCAGGAAAAAAGGGCAATTACATGGTCTACTTTCCATCCTATGCTTATCTTAACGCAGTTTTCGAGATTTTTAAGGAGTGCTTTCCAGATATCAAGACCATGGCCCAGGAGCGGGATATGGACGAAGCCGCAAGAGAAGCCTTTCTGGCAGCTTTCGACGCCGAAAATCCTGAAACCCTTATTGGTTTCTGCGTCATGGGCGGTATCTATTCCGAAGGAATCGATCTCAAGGGAGACCGACTTATCGGAACGGTTATCGTAGGCGTGGGTCTTCCGCAAATTGGCGATGAGCGCAATATTATAAGGAATTATTACGATGATAAACAGGGCAGCGGCTTCGCCTACGCCTATCAGTTTCCAGGCATGAATAAAGTTCTTCAGGCCGTTGGACGCGTCATCCGGGATGAGGCAGACCGGGGGATGGTGCTCTTTATCGACAGCCGGTTTTCAAGCAGCAGCTATCGCAGGCTCTTCCCGCCGCATTTATCCCACTATATAAAAGTAAGAAGTGTGCAGGACGTTGGGCGGGAGACCAGAGAATTTTGGGATCAAACGAAAGATTGTGAATAA